The Nicotiana tabacum cultivar K326 chromosome 14, ASM71507v2, whole genome shotgun sequence genome contains a region encoding:
- the LOC107801064 gene encoding uncharacterized protein LOC107801064: protein MLEKHQQLLIILTAKQKSVYEKIIVAADEAKGGLFFLYGYGGSGKTFIWKILSSSIRSRGDIVLIVASSGIASLLLPGGRIVHSTLAIPLNSTEDSTCNIKQGSPLGKLIVKATLIIWDEAPMIHRYCFEDLDQTLRDILRFKDASSLDRPFEGKTIILGGDFRQNFPVITKGTQQDIVNATLNSLYLWLHYEILKLTRNVRFHGNQLGTHLDELKKISDWILAIGNRRIGGSVDGIEKV from the coding sequence ATGTTAGAGAAACATCaacaattattaataattttgacGGCTAAACAAAAGTCAGTTTATGAGAAAATTATAGTAGCGGCGGATGAGGCGAAAGGTGGATTGTTCTTTTTATATGGTTATGGAGGATCTGGCAAGACATTTATTTGGAAGATTCTATCTTCAAGTATACGATCTCGAGGAGATATTGTGTTAATTGTTGCATCAAGTGGGATTGCATCTCTTTTGTTACCGGGAGGTCGAATAGTGCATTCGACATTGGCAATTCCTCTTAATTCAACTGAAGATTCAACATGCAATATAAAGCAAGGTAGTCCTCTAGGAAAATTGATCGTCAAGGCAACGTTGATTATTTGGGATGAGGCACCGATGATTCATAGATACTGTTTCGAAGATCTTGATCAAACGCTTAGAGATATTCTTAGATTTAAAGACGCATCCAGTCTAGATCGACCATTTGAAGGTAAAACCATTATTCTTGGTGGTGACTTCAGACAAAATTTTCCAGTCATTACAAAAGGTACTCAGCAAGATATTGTTAATGCTACTCTAAACTCTTTATATTTATGGCTCCACTATGAAATCTTAAAACTAACAAGGAATGTGAGATTTCACGGAAATCAGTTAGGGACACATTTAGATGAGTTAAAAAAAATTTCAGATTGGATTTTAGCAATTGGTAACAGAAGAATTGGAGGTTCTGTTGATGGCATTGAAAAGGTCTGA